A single region of the Winslowiella toletana genome encodes:
- a CDS encoding DUF1835 domain-containing protein produces the protein MSASQHCHIAALGSAAGNIRIAFPDDDVLVFADDLSFGPLYPIADATAFSARLSWLENLWQIVCAPECSDIILRRQLTTLLLSRLHRCKSVTIWVGNNSREQLMLSALLEQLQQSEVFIINVTTIGGVSSVANVPPEKLALWWQERTRLSATEIEHSQSVWHQLLASPSELRIFRQGQLLAQPVSYYDHLILTALTTTPTQASHIAGEVLCMAECDTLSYLFIDYRLRTLIFRQDVLVEGPISHLRQMKIRKAI, from the coding sequence TTGTCTGCCAGTCAACATTGCCATATCGCAGCATTAGGCTCTGCGGCAGGAAATATCAGAATTGCGTTTCCTGATGATGACGTACTGGTTTTTGCCGATGATTTATCCTTTGGCCCGCTATATCCTATCGCAGATGCCACGGCTTTTTCTGCACGATTGTCATGGCTGGAAAATTTATGGCAGATCGTCTGCGCACCTGAATGCTCTGACATCATACTGCGCCGTCAGCTGACTACCCTGCTGCTGAGCCGCCTTCACCGCTGCAAAAGCGTCACCATCTGGGTCGGCAATAACAGCCGCGAGCAGCTGATGCTGAGTGCATTGCTGGAGCAACTGCAACAGAGCGAAGTCTTTATTATTAATGTCACTACCATCGGTGGAGTCAGTTCAGTCGCAAATGTTCCACCCGAAAAGCTGGCCTTGTGGTGGCAGGAGCGGACGCGGCTGTCAGCGACAGAAATCGAACATTCCCAGTCTGTCTGGCATCAGTTACTGGCTTCCCCTTCTGAGCTACGCATCTTTCGTCAGGGGCAGCTGCTGGCACAACCTGTCAGCTACTATGACCATCTGATTTTGACTGCGCTGACAACCACTCCGACACAGGCTTCACACATTGCAGGCGAAGTTCTCTGCATGGCTGAATGCGATACCCTCAGCTATCTGTTTATCGATTACCGGTTAAGGACGCTTATTTTCCGCCAGGACGTGTTAGTTGAAGGCCCCATTAGCCATCTGCGACAGATGAAAATCAGAAAAGCAATTTAA
- a CDS encoding mandelate racemase family protein, which yields MKISSVDVTVFTYPTHRVSDSAGHSHPGEENQAKMAMLTLTTDEGDCGYSFAPPEVVRPHVVNAFFRKVLIGQNPFDRERLWQDLVHWQRGSAHQLTERALSFVEQALWDLIGRKLKMPVHKLLGGFREKVPAYGSTMCGDELKGGLSTPDEFAQFAEKLVARGYQAIKLHTWMPPISFAPDPKMDIKACAAVREAVGPDIELMLDGYHWYSRSQALTIGKALEKLNFAWFEEPMEEESMASYAWLAENLSIDVIGPESLGGKHHSRADWVKAGACDILRAGANGVGGISPCMKVASLAEAFGMDCEVHGNGAASLAVVGAIRNCRWYERGLLHPFLDYDQPPAYLNSLVDPMDQQGFVHLSMRPGLGEDINFDYIETHTISRD from the coding sequence GTGAAAATAAGCTCGGTTGATGTCACCGTTTTTACTTACCCCACGCATCGCGTTTCGGACAGTGCGGGTCATTCACACCCTGGAGAAGAGAATCAGGCCAAAATGGCAATGCTCACTCTCACCACCGATGAGGGTGACTGCGGTTACTCATTCGCTCCGCCGGAAGTGGTGCGCCCGCACGTGGTCAATGCCTTCTTCCGCAAAGTGCTGATAGGTCAGAATCCGTTTGATCGTGAACGGTTATGGCAGGACCTGGTGCACTGGCAGCGCGGCAGCGCGCATCAACTGACTGAACGAGCACTTTCCTTCGTTGAACAGGCGCTGTGGGACCTGATTGGCCGCAAGCTGAAAATGCCGGTGCACAAGCTGCTGGGTGGCTTCCGGGAAAAAGTTCCGGCCTATGGCAGCACCATGTGTGGCGATGAGCTGAAAGGCGGACTATCGACGCCGGACGAATTTGCTCAGTTTGCCGAAAAACTGGTGGCTCGCGGTTATCAGGCCATCAAGCTGCACACCTGGATGCCGCCGATCTCCTTTGCTCCTGATCCAAAAATGGATATTAAAGCCTGTGCCGCAGTGCGTGAAGCCGTCGGGCCAGATATTGAACTGATGCTGGATGGCTATCACTGGTACAGCCGCAGCCAGGCACTGACTATCGGTAAGGCACTGGAAAAACTGAATTTTGCCTGGTTCGAAGAGCCGATGGAAGAAGAGAGCATGGCCTCTTACGCCTGGCTGGCAGAGAACCTGTCAATCGATGTGATTGGCCCGGAAAGCCTTGGCGGCAAGCATCACAGCCGCGCCGACTGGGTCAAAGCCGGAGCCTGCGACATTCTGCGCGCCGGCGCCAATGGCGTCGGCGGTATTTCCCCCTGTATGAAAGTCGCCAGCCTCGCTGAAGCTTTTGGCATGGATTGTGAAGTGCACGGTAACGGTGCCGCCAGCCTGGCGGTGGTTGGGGCCATTCGCAACTGCCGCTGGTACGAGCGCGGGCTGCTGCATCCGTTCCTTGATTACGACCAGCCACCGGCCTATCTGAACAGTCTGGTTGATCCCATGGACCAGCAAGGATTTGTCCATCTGTCGATGCGTCCGGGACTCGGCGAGGATATCAATTTTGACTATATAGAGACCCACACCATCAGCCGCGACTGA
- a CDS encoding ABC transporter substrate-binding protein, which produces MNTGNLAGAWLFALLLMFSGGTAQAKTPSDQLIIGMNMNNLLTLDPAAMTGNEVVGIVVNLYDSLIELDPNQLTDVHPALATRWQVSSNDTLLTFQLRQGVTFHSGNPLTAEDVVWSMRRILHLNLAQASVWKSYGFTKENIDQMVRAPGPYTVEIELPKANDPKLVLYSLAALGSGSVLDRKTVQSHEINGDWGNKWLTTNEAGSGPFRLDTWQAKDVLRISRNPDYWRGEPKLSRVVFRHFQESQTLRLMIEKGDLDIASNMAVSDINALRNDPDVSVDAVKKGTIYYVAMSMKEPHFANAKVREAVRYLIDYQGINKALMPGYGILHQRPIQSGMPATLPNPDYKLDITRAKALLSEAGYPDGFDTTLRVLADQPFLNIAIAVQSTLMQAGIRAKIVTGTGNQIYGAMRERRFDMLVGRGGSGVEPHPHSSLRALVYNPNNSDAARLTNFQGWRTSFYDPQLNRLIDSALVERDATKQQQDYYAIQQRYDTLIPALIPLSQMVDSVVVRNEVHDYQPHPSATTFLRDVYKSAPADGGNTP; this is translated from the coding sequence ATGAACACTGGCAATCTGGCAGGAGCGTGGCTGTTCGCGCTGCTGTTGATGTTCAGCGGCGGCACGGCACAGGCAAAAACGCCGTCCGACCAACTGATCATCGGCATGAACATGAATAACCTGCTGACTCTCGATCCGGCCGCGATGACCGGCAACGAAGTGGTCGGCATTGTGGTCAATCTGTATGACTCGCTGATCGAGCTGGATCCGAACCAGCTCACCGACGTGCACCCGGCGCTGGCCACCCGCTGGCAGGTGAGCAGTAATGATACTCTGCTGACGTTTCAGCTGCGCCAGGGCGTCACCTTTCATTCCGGTAACCCCTTAACCGCTGAGGATGTGGTGTGGTCAATGCGCCGCATTCTGCATCTCAATCTGGCGCAGGCCTCGGTATGGAAATCTTACGGCTTTACCAAAGAGAATATCGATCAGATGGTGCGCGCGCCGGGGCCTTACACGGTTGAGATTGAACTGCCGAAGGCCAATGATCCGAAACTGGTGCTCTATTCGCTGGCGGCGCTGGGTAGCGGTTCGGTACTGGACCGCAAAACCGTGCAGTCGCACGAGATAAATGGCGACTGGGGTAATAAGTGGCTGACAACCAACGAAGCCGGTTCCGGGCCATTCCGGCTGGATACCTGGCAGGCAAAAGATGTGCTGCGCATCAGCCGTAATCCGGATTACTGGCGCGGCGAGCCGAAATTAAGTCGCGTGGTGTTCCGTCATTTTCAGGAGTCGCAAACCCTGCGGCTGATGATTGAAAAAGGCGACCTTGATATCGCCAGCAATATGGCGGTCTCGGATATTAATGCTCTGCGTAACGATCCTGACGTCAGCGTCGACGCGGTAAAAAAAGGCACCATTTATTACGTGGCGATGAGCATGAAAGAACCGCATTTCGCCAATGCTAAAGTGCGGGAAGCGGTACGTTATCTGATTGATTATCAGGGCATTAACAAAGCCCTGATGCCGGGATATGGCATTCTGCATCAGCGCCCGATCCAGTCCGGTATGCCCGCAACCTTACCCAATCCGGACTATAAGCTGGATATCACACGCGCCAAAGCTCTGCTGAGCGAAGCCGGTTATCCCGACGGTTTTGACACCACGCTGCGGGTGCTGGCCGATCAGCCGTTTCTGAATATCGCGATTGCCGTGCAATCGACGCTGATGCAGGCCGGCATTCGCGCCAAAATCGTCACCGGCACCGGCAATCAGATTTATGGTGCCATGCGTGAACGCCGCTTCGATATGCTGGTTGGGCGCGGTGGCAGCGGCGTCGAGCCTCATCCGCACTCCAGCCTGCGCGCTCTGGTCTACAACCCGAATAACAGCGATGCCGCACGCCTGACCAATTTTCAGGGCTGGCGCACCAGCTTCTATGATCCGCAGCTGAACAGGCTGATCGACAGTGCACTGGTGGAGCGCGATGCGACGAAGCAACAACAGGATTATTACGCGATTCAGCAGCGCTACGACACGCTGATTCCGGCACTGATTCCGCTGTCGCAAATGGTCGACTCAGTGGTGGTGCGCAATGAAGTTCACGACTATCAGCCGCATCCTTCCGCTACCACCTTCTTGCGCGATGTTTATAAGTCCGCACCTGCCGACGGAGGTAATACGCCATGA
- a CDS encoding ABC transporter permease, with protein MTAQWFSADGIARRISRRVIQVAITLFGLLLLTFFIGRVMPVDPVLAIVGPDADHSTYQQVYQQLGFDKPLWAQFGLYLNTLLHGDLGNALLTGKPVVDDILRVFPATLELATLAIIIGTGLGIPLGVLAAAKRNSLADYVVRIISLAGYSTPIFWVGMMGLLVFYAWLGWVGGAGRVELSLDGQVTSRSGLLLLDSLLEGNWTVFRNALNHLILPASLLGFHSMAYISRMTRSFMLAQLSQEFIITARVKGLNEWQVLWQHAFRNILVQLLTVVALAYGSLLEGAVLIETVFSWPGFGSYLTGSLLLGDMNAVMGCVLVVGIIFVMLNLLSDLLYQVFDPRTKA; from the coding sequence ATGACCGCACAATGGTTTTCAGCCGATGGTATTGCCCGTCGGATTAGCCGCCGCGTTATTCAGGTGGCGATTACGCTGTTTGGGCTGCTACTGCTGACCTTTTTTATCGGTCGGGTGATGCCTGTCGATCCGGTGCTGGCGATTGTTGGCCCGGATGCCGATCACAGCACCTATCAGCAGGTTTATCAGCAATTGGGGTTTGATAAGCCACTGTGGGCGCAGTTCGGCCTGTATCTCAACACGCTGCTGCACGGCGACTTAGGCAACGCACTGCTGACCGGTAAGCCGGTGGTTGATGACATTCTGCGGGTATTCCCGGCCACTCTCGAACTGGCAACGCTGGCGATTATTATTGGCACCGGTTTGGGGATCCCGTTAGGCGTGCTGGCGGCGGCGAAACGTAACAGTCTGGCCGACTATGTGGTGCGGATTATCAGTCTGGCAGGCTACTCGACGCCGATTTTCTGGGTCGGAATGATGGGGCTACTGGTGTTCTACGCCTGGCTGGGCTGGGTTGGCGGCGCGGGACGAGTTGAACTGAGCCTTGATGGCCAGGTGACCAGCCGCAGTGGTCTGCTACTGCTGGACTCGCTGCTGGAGGGTAACTGGACGGTATTTCGTAACGCGCTGAATCACCTGATTTTGCCAGCCTCGCTGCTGGGCTTTCACTCGATGGCGTATATCAGCCGAATGACGCGCAGTTTTATGCTGGCTCAGCTGTCACAGGAGTTCATTATCACCGCGCGCGTCAAAGGGCTGAATGAGTGGCAGGTCCTCTGGCAGCACGCCTTCCGCAATATTCTGGTGCAACTGCTGACGGTAGTGGCGCTGGCCTACGGCTCTTTGCTGGAAGGCGCAGTGTTAATCGAAACCGTCTTTTCCTGGCCTGGATTTGGTTCCTATCTTACCGGCAGCCTGCTGCTTGGCGATATGAATGCCGTAATGGGCTGCGTACTGGTGGTCGGCATTATTTTTGTGATGCTGAACCTGCTCTCTGACCTGCTGTATCAGGTATTCGACCCGAGGACTAAAGCATGA
- a CDS encoding ABC transporter permease, with amino-acid sequence MTLSLDSPTIRTRRERLAGLRRTGARIGHFLLRMARNPLTAIGGGIVLLLMIVALFAPWIAPFHPLVQDLNNALTPPNAIHWFGTDEFGRDIFSRLVYGARITLYIVLLVSVTVGPLGLLLGVTAGYFGGKVDMLLMRITDIFISFPSLVLALAFVAALGPGLEHVVIAITLTAWPPIARLARAETLSLRQADFISAVRLQGASSLRVLWRHIVPLCMPSVIIRITMNMAGIILTAAGLGFLGLGAQPPDPEWGAMISSGRTYMMECWWVVTIPGLAILINSLAFNFLGDGLRDILDPRSE; translated from the coding sequence ATGACCCTTTCCCTCGACTCTCCGACCATCCGCACTCGCCGTGAACGGCTGGCAGGCCTGCGCCGAACCGGCGCTCGTATCGGCCATTTTCTGCTGCGCATGGCGCGTAATCCACTGACGGCGATTGGCGGCGGCATCGTGCTGCTGCTGATGATTGTCGCGCTGTTTGCGCCGTGGATCGCGCCATTTCATCCGCTGGTACAGGATCTGAATAACGCGCTGACCCCGCCCAACGCCATTCACTGGTTTGGCACCGACGAGTTTGGCCGCGATATCTTCAGTCGCCTGGTGTATGGCGCACGTATCACGCTGTATATCGTGCTGCTGGTGTCGGTCACCGTTGGGCCTCTTGGGCTGTTGCTCGGCGTGACTGCCGGTTACTTTGGCGGCAAGGTGGATATGCTGCTGATGCGTATTACCGACATCTTTATCTCTTTTCCCAGCCTGGTGCTGGCGCTGGCGTTTGTCGCGGCACTTGGCCCCGGCCTTGAGCATGTGGTGATCGCCATCACTCTGACCGCCTGGCCACCGATAGCCCGCCTGGCACGTGCGGAAACCCTGTCGCTGCGTCAGGCCGATTTTATCTCTGCGGTACGTTTGCAGGGGGCTTCTTCGCTGCGGGTGTTATGGCGACATATCGTGCCGCTGTGCATGCCTTCGGTAATTATCCGTATCACCATGAATATGGCCGGCATCATTCTGACCGCAGCCGGTCTCGGCTTCCTCGGACTGGGCGCGCAGCCGCCCGATCCGGAATGGGGTGCGATGATCTCCAGCGGCCGTACTTACATGATGGAATGCTGGTGGGTAGTCACCATTCCGGGACTGGCGATTCTGATCAACAGTCTGGCGTTCAACTTCTTAGGAGATGGCCTACGTGACATTCTCGATCCCCGCAGCGAATAA
- a CDS encoding ABC transporter ATP-binding protein, protein MTFSIPAANNAPALLDVRDLHVSFINGRVETPAVRGVSFQLGREKLAIVGESGSGKSTVGRALLQLHPAKAQIRADRMQFGDIDLLNASATEMRKIRGKRISMIMQDPKYSLNPVICVGDQIAEAWRSHHACSRSEAKSKVIEMLDVVRIRQPERVYHLYPHEISGGQGQRIMIAMMLITDPELVIADEPTSALDVSVRLQVLALLDDLVQSRGLGLIFISHDINLVRSFCDRVLVMYAGRVVESIAAADLDNAQHPYTQGLLNSLPDMQHRRPRLPVLQRQSSWLTD, encoded by the coding sequence GTGACATTCTCGATCCCCGCAGCGAATAACGCCCCGGCGTTACTGGACGTGCGCGACCTGCACGTCAGCTTTATCAATGGCCGGGTGGAAACGCCGGCGGTACGCGGCGTCTCCTTTCAGCTCGGCCGCGAGAAACTGGCGATCGTCGGTGAATCTGGCTCCGGTAAATCCACTGTTGGCCGCGCGCTGTTGCAGCTTCATCCGGCAAAAGCGCAGATCCGCGCCGATCGCATGCAGTTTGGCGATATCGATCTGCTGAACGCCTCGGCGACAGAGATGCGCAAGATCCGCGGCAAGCGCATATCGATGATCATGCAGGATCCCAAATACTCGCTTAACCCGGTGATCTGCGTTGGCGATCAAATTGCCGAAGCCTGGCGTTCTCACCACGCCTGCTCGCGGTCTGAGGCCAAAAGCAAAGTGATTGAGATGCTCGACGTTGTCCGTATTCGCCAGCCGGAAAGAGTCTACCATCTCTACCCACACGAAATATCCGGCGGTCAGGGGCAGCGCATAATGATTGCGATGATGCTGATAACCGATCCGGAACTGGTGATTGCGGATGAACCCACATCCGCACTCGATGTATCCGTGCGCCTGCAGGTGCTGGCGCTGCTGGATGACCTGGTGCAGTCACGCGGCCTTGGGCTGATTTTTATCAGTCACGATATTAACCTGGTGCGTAGCTTCTGCGATCGGGTGCTGGTGATGTATGCCGGGCGCGTAGTGGAATCAATTGCCGCTGCCGATCTCGACAATGCTCAGCATCCTTACACTCAGGGATTACTCAACTCGCTGCCGGATATGCAGCATCGCCGCCCACGCCTGCCCGTCCTCCAGCGTCAGTCCAGCTGGCTAACCGATTAA
- a CDS encoding ABC transporter ATP-binding protein, which yields MIDVRQLNLSFNSGAKASQVLFDVNFAVQRGEIFGLVGESGSGKTTVLKCLAGLFTHWQGELAINGQPLEHSIGHARCRLVQMVFQDPYGSLHPRHTIADILEEPLQIHHIDQRDRRVNAILEKVGLNRAFRTRYPHQLSGGQRQRVAIARALILQPQVLLLDEPTSALDVSVQAEILNLLSDLQKEEGLTYLMVTHDLGVIAHLCHRVAVMQFGQILETLDTDTLLRGEAKVEYTQMLLEASRHYSREMAARAAG from the coding sequence ATGATCGACGTCCGGCAGCTTAATCTCAGCTTTAACTCCGGCGCTAAAGCCAGTCAGGTACTGTTCGACGTCAATTTTGCCGTACAGCGAGGCGAGATTTTTGGCCTGGTTGGCGAATCCGGATCCGGTAAAACCACGGTGCTGAAGTGCCTGGCCGGGCTGTTTACCCACTGGCAGGGTGAGCTGGCGATTAACGGCCAGCCGCTGGAGCACAGCATTGGCCATGCGCGCTGTCGTCTGGTTCAGATGGTGTTTCAGGATCCGTATGGCTCGCTGCATCCGCGCCATACCATCGCTGATATTCTGGAAGAACCGCTGCAAATTCATCATATTGACCAGCGCGATCGGCGGGTTAACGCTATTCTCGAAAAGGTCGGGCTGAACCGTGCTTTTCGCACCCGCTATCCGCATCAGCTTTCCGGCGGTCAGCGCCAGCGTGTTGCCATAGCGCGCGCATTAATCTTACAGCCGCAGGTGCTGCTGCTGGATGAACCGACATCGGCGCTGGATGTGTCGGTTCAGGCAGAGATCCTTAATCTGCTCAGCGATCTGCAAAAGGAAGAGGGATTGACCTATCTGATGGTTACCCACGATCTTGGCGTGATCGCTCATCTGTGTCATCGCGTGGCGGTGATGCAGTTTGGCCAGATTCTGGAAACGCTTGATACCGATACGCTGCTGCGCGGCGAGGCGAAAGTCGAATATACCCAAATGTTACTGGAAGCCAGCCGCCACTATAGCCGCGAAATGGCGGCGCGCGCCGCCGGATAG
- a CDS encoding nucleoside-specific channel-forming protein Tsx has product MKTKMLMAAGTLMAMSYSVSSLAAGNDAQYVSDWWHQSVNVVGSTKTRFGPQLNNNVYLEYEAFAHKDWFDFYGYIDVPKFFGGNSYQTGIWDKGSPLFMEIEPRFSIDKLTGTDLSFGPFKEWYFANNYIYDMGRNSASRQNTWYMGLGTDIDTHTKLALSANIYAKYQWENYDAANENSWDGYRFKIKYFLPLTDLWGGNLSYIGFTNFDFGSDLRDKAGEARTNNSIASSHILSLGYDHWHYSFVARYFHNGGQWADGTELDFGKGPFEVKSTGWGYYLVVGYNF; this is encoded by the coding sequence ATGAAAACTAAAATGTTGATGGCGGCGGGAACGCTGATGGCGATGTCATACAGCGTATCTTCACTGGCTGCAGGTAACGACGCACAGTACGTATCAGACTGGTGGCATCAAAGCGTTAACGTGGTGGGCAGCACGAAAACACGTTTTGGACCACAGCTTAATAACAACGTCTACCTTGAGTACGAAGCCTTTGCTCACAAGGACTGGTTCGATTTTTACGGCTATATCGACGTGCCTAAATTCTTCGGTGGCAACAGCTATCAGACCGGTATCTGGGATAAAGGCTCGCCGCTGTTTATGGAAATCGAACCGCGCTTCTCAATTGATAAACTGACCGGCACCGACCTGAGCTTTGGTCCGTTTAAAGAGTGGTATTTCGCGAACAACTATATCTACGATATGGGCCGCAACAGTGCCAGTCGTCAGAACACCTGGTACATGGGTCTGGGTACCGATATCGACACCCACACCAAACTGGCTCTTTCAGCGAATATTTATGCAAAATACCAGTGGGAAAACTACGACGCAGCCAACGAAAACAGCTGGGATGGCTATCGTTTCAAAATCAAATACTTCCTGCCACTCACCGACCTGTGGGGCGGTAACCTGAGCTATATTGGCTTCACTAACTTCGACTTCGGCTCCGATCTGCGAGACAAGGCGGGCGAAGCGCGCACCAATAACTCCATCGCCTCCAGCCATATTCTGTCGCTGGGTTACGATCACTGGCATTACTCGTTCGTGGCACGTTACTTCCATAACGGTGGTCAGTGGGCTGACGGCACCGAACTGGACTTCGGTAAAGGTCCGTTTGAAGTGAAATCTACCGGCTGGGGTTACTACCTGGTGGTCGGTTATAACTTCTGA
- the yjdN gene encoding VOC family metalloprotein YjdN: MQAKPYLFFDGSCEQAIDFYHRAFGAELLFKMTFGEMPDPQSVQEGCGSGYSFPPDKIMHAQLKVGSSEIMMSDGNIASNDQQHQGYAISLVTSDLEEGKSWFDNLSAGGHVTMPWQETFWANGFGMLTDKFGIPWMVNVEKPMA; the protein is encoded by the coding sequence ATGCAAGCCAAACCCTATCTGTTTTTTGACGGCAGCTGTGAACAGGCAATCGACTTTTACCATCGGGCATTTGGTGCTGAACTGCTGTTTAAGATGACCTTTGGCGAAATGCCGGATCCGCAAAGCGTGCAGGAAGGCTGTGGCTCTGGCTATAGTTTTCCACCGGATAAGATTATGCACGCCCAGCTAAAAGTTGGCAGCAGTGAAATCATGATGAGTGACGGTAATATTGCCAGCAACGACCAACAGCATCAGGGGTATGCCATCAGCCTGGTGACCAGTGACCTGGAAGAGGGAAAAAGCTGGTTTGATAATCTGTCAGCCGGCGGTCATGTCACCATGCCTTGGCAGGAAACGTTCTGGGCCAATGGGTTTGGCATGCTGACCGATAAATTTGGTATTCCGTGGATGGTTAATGTCGAGAAGCCAATGGCTTAA
- a CDS encoding nuclear transport factor 2 family protein, with the protein MSAEHPAVQIVRDFLAASMAPDPVLAATFMAEGVKITFTGKREMADPQAITAFNGGRYKWVKKELGQFDWMDRGDSVVVYANGTLYGEWPDGRSFAGNRYLDRYEVRAGKITHMDVWNDSAEWILTPAIAQSA; encoded by the coding sequence ATGAGCGCTGAACATCCAGCAGTACAAATCGTCCGTGATTTTCTTGCCGCGTCGATGGCACCCGATCCGGTACTGGCGGCAACGTTTATGGCGGAAGGGGTGAAAATCACCTTTACCGGCAAGCGAGAAATGGCCGATCCGCAGGCGATAACCGCCTTTAATGGTGGGCGTTATAAGTGGGTGAAAAAGGAATTAGGCCAGTTTGACTGGATGGATCGCGGTGACTCCGTCGTGGTGTATGCCAACGGTACGCTGTATGGCGAGTGGCCAGATGGCCGTAGCTTTGCCGGGAATCGTTATCTCGATCGCTATGAAGTTCGCGCGGGTAAGATCACTCATATGGATGTGTGGAATGACAGCGCCGAGTGGATTTTAACTCCGGCGATCGCGCAATCTGCCTGA
- a CDS encoding GntR family transcriptional regulator: MIKVATAKQQEVQRIVEALSLAIAQHRLKPGMRLVEAQIVEVLQANRNHVQAALQRMALQHIVSIEPNRGAMVAKPEAREAREIFIARRAIESAIVASITPDRVARAVDEIDAQQHAEKDASERGDRRDIVRELCNFHLLLAKLSGNKVLGEILANLMVRSSLIVALYQRNDTPSCQCAEHGAIISALRADDTDLAQAIMIEHLNQLEQQLDLADAVPEQLNLRQALLVN, translated from the coding sequence ATGATTAAAGTCGCAACAGCCAAGCAACAGGAAGTGCAGCGCATTGTGGAGGCATTATCCCTGGCGATTGCTCAGCACCGTCTGAAACCGGGTATGCGGCTGGTTGAAGCGCAAATCGTTGAGGTGTTGCAGGCTAATCGTAATCATGTGCAGGCTGCATTACAGCGCATGGCGTTGCAGCATATTGTCAGCATTGAACCGAATCGCGGGGCGATGGTGGCAAAGCCAGAGGCGCGCGAAGCACGTGAGATCTTTATTGCCCGCCGGGCAATTGAAAGCGCGATTGTCGCCAGCATTACGCCGGATCGGGTGGCGCGTGCCGTGGATGAGATTGATGCCCAGCAGCATGCAGAAAAAGACGCCAGCGAACGCGGAGATCGCCGCGATATCGTGCGCGAACTCTGCAACTTTCACTTGTTACTGGCTAAGTTAAGCGGCAATAAAGTGCTGGGTGAAATTTTGGCAAACCTGATGGTGCGCAGCTCGCTGATCGTGGCGTTGTACCAGCGTAACGATACGCCTTCCTGCCAGTGTGCCGAGCATGGGGCGATAATCAGCGCGTTGAGAGCGGATGATACGGATCTGGCGCAGGCGATTATGATTGAGCATCTTAACCAGCTGGAACAGCAGCTCGATCTGGCTGATGCTGTGCCCGAGCAGCTGAACCTTCGTCAGGCACTACTGGTTAATTAA
- a CDS encoding LysR family transcriptional regulator, translated as MPASIKLHQLRAFVDVTRQGSIRAASRASGLSQPALTKAIQELEEVLGARLFIRRQQGIVLTDIGDNFFKHASLVLEELRVAQEDIQQRLGLASGRVNIGVGGSVARTIMPKVITQFHREYPNVKVRIVEGQLVSMIPELRQGQLDFTINTYDESHLDNELTFERLMEREYQVVVRKGHPCEDARSLAELQHCDWTMPTPKGSYYRLLHDLFGSMGMAPSIVVTCETFMACTSLVAQSDFVSILSNDVISDPILGRQLVALELDEPLPKATFFLIQRRDTALTPMGAYLAQLFRRHCRS; from the coding sequence ATGCCTGCTTCAATAAAACTGCATCAGCTACGCGCTTTCGTTGACGTGACGCGCCAGGGCAGTATCCGTGCCGCCAGCCGCGCTTCTGGTCTGTCGCAACCTGCTCTGACTAAGGCGATCCAGGAACTGGAGGAGGTGCTTGGCGCGCGGCTGTTTATTCGGCGTCAGCAGGGCATTGTGTTAACCGATATCGGTGATAATTTTTTCAAACATGCGAGCCTGGTACTGGAAGAGTTGCGTGTGGCGCAGGAAGATATTCAGCAGCGGCTTGGGCTGGCGAGTGGGCGGGTGAATATCGGCGTCGGTGGCAGCGTGGCGAGAACGATTATGCCAAAGGTGATTACCCAGTTTCATCGCGAGTATCCGAATGTGAAAGTGCGGATTGTTGAAGGGCAGCTGGTGTCGATGATCCCGGAACTGCGGCAGGGCCAGCTGGATTTCACCATCAATACCTATGATGAAAGTCACCTTGATAATGAGCTGACCTTTGAGCGGCTGATGGAAAGAGAGTATCAGGTGGTGGTGCGAAAAGGGCACCCCTGCGAGGATGCGCGCTCGCTGGCTGAGTTGCAGCATTGCGACTGGACCATGCCGACGCCAAAAGGCAGCTACTATCGGCTGCTGCACGACCTGTTTGGCAGTATGGGAATGGCGCCATCGATTGTAGTTACCTGTGAAACTTTTATGGCTTGTACCAGCCTGGTCGCGCAGAGCGATTTTGTCAGTATTTTATCGAATGATGTGATTTCCGACCCCATACTCGGTCGCCAGCTGGTGGCGCTGGAGCTGGATGAACCGTTGCCGAAGGCGACCTTTTTTCTGATTCAGCGGCGTGATACGGCGCTGACGCCAATGGGTGCCTATTTAGCCCAGCTGTTTCGCCGCCACTGTCGTAGCTGA